A region of the Brachyhypopomus gauderio isolate BG-103 chromosome 11, BGAUD_0.2, whole genome shotgun sequence genome:
TATCTGAAACGGAATGGAGAAACGGAGAGTGCAATGTAGTTTGAGTAAAAGTATTAGCAGCTGAATTGAACACTCACCTTAACAGCGTCAGGAGAACATATCTGGCATTCCCAATTACAGGATGAGGTCATCAGGATTCCATACACACCTCCTTACGTGCACTGTGCTCTGTCACGGGAGCCGCGAGCCGTGCGCGGTGTCACACGACCTCTTTGCCCTCTCAGATTCGTGCATGGGAATTAAGAAGACAGCGATGACACCGGAATAGATAACGTCCCCAAATCAGAAAAAGGGTAAggcggaggtggtggtggtggtggtttgtctatttttttatgtgtttttcAAGCAAGGAgcaaatgcatacacacacacacacacgcacgcacgcacgcacgcacgcacgcacacacacacacacacacacacacacacacacacacacacacacacacacacacacacacacatacacaggtctGGAGAAAAGGGCCCTACTGAGGGAGGAGCTGAGGCCCCAGCACACACCAGACTCTGGTAATGTTCTTGAATGAGAGAATTAACTACGTTCAGCATCCGACTATTTATTTCACTGCATAGTTCTGAGTCAGGGTTTGGGGAATCTGTTGGGTGTGTAGTACCATTGCAGAGACAGAACTGAACATGCTGGTGTGAAGGCCCTGTGCACCCTCTCATAGTGTTTTCTTGAAACACCCCACGATGTTGAAACGTTGAAACACTACTCAAACAATGTGTTAGGTTTGGTGGTGTGAGCAGTGCacaaaaaaaatgttgaaattaaaCATATGCTACTCCTCTGGTGTCTGATTCAGTTGAACATATGCTACTCCTCTGGTGTCTGATTCAGTTGACCCTACACTACTCCTCTGGTGTCTGATTCAGTTGACCCTACACTACTCCTCTGGTGTCTGATTCAGTTGAACCTACACTACTCCTCTGGTGTCTGATTCAGTTGACCCTACACTACTCCTCTGGTGTCTGATTCAGTTGTCCCTACACTACTCCTCTGGTGTCTGATTCAGTTGAACCTACGCTACTCCTCTGGTATCTGATTCAGCTGAACCTACGCTACTCCTCTGGTATCTGATTCAGCTGAACCTACGCTACTCCTCTGGTATCTGATTCAGCTGAACCTACGCTACTCCTCTGGTCTGATTCAGCTCATTGTTCAGGGCCTGTTTCCTTCCCGAGTTAGTCTCAGTGTGGAGGTTGGATGAGTCGTGTGTAAATGCTGCTGCGTTTCAAAATTTGCCCGTTCATAATGGTGAACTGGCATCACTGTAGCAGAACGACTGGTCTGATCTCCATCTCATATGCAGGTGTGTTGTGCTGTAACCTATCAGGCCaggccctgcacacacactcttctaacAAAAGACAGTGGGGGGGGGATATCTTCCCAAGGgaagccactgacattcacTCAGGGTGGAGAATCCCAGAGTTACTATGGGAACCACTTCTGAAAACCAGCTGAGTCAGAGTACATTGTACAGTCATTCAGAGGAAATAGCGTCAGATGCATAACTATCACACACGTTCAGAAGTTGACTGAGATTTCCTGTCACTAACCAGCATTGTGCTACAAACCATGACTTTAAGGTATGAATTAGTTCATTCACACAGACAGGAATATTGTTTTCTCCATTAATGACTTTTGGTCTGAATGTGTAAGCCAGTGATTCACTGACACCAGACACAATGTCCTCGTGTTTAAattcaaagtttttttttatgtcagtGTGTCAAGTTTAGATGGTACATGGTGAGCGTATTAGAGCATTCTGACTTTGGTAAATGAAGAATATATCAGAAAGGCTGTCACAGGTTAATGGCAGGTTACTTTAGAGAAAtattgtattgttttttttttctttttgctgaGTTTCTATGAGGCAATCCAAaggaaatgaataaatatacaAAAGCTCTGGACGTGTCCAATATTCAGTGGATCTGTTTGGAGTTTCTTTGATAGTTGCTgaatacatatacacattttAAGACTTGAAAGAAAAATGTAGAGATGTCTACACAATATGCAGGCCCCAAACCCAGATTTTAGTCCTACAGGAAAGTGATGCAACATCTCCACCTTGTGTACATTTGTGGTATACAAACGTTATTCCAATTCAATAAACATTTATTTCCCATTTTTGCGCCGCAGGTTGAATAATGCACAGTAATTGGGTTGCTGTCAGTTATGAGATGCCTTATATAAACGTAAATTAAAATCTATTTAAAAAAATTCCAGGTAACTGCCGTGTAAAACAAGGAGAGATAATGTTATGATTTAAGcatctatttttttctaatctTAGCTGGTTCCTCCTTCCAGAACTTCAGACTCACTGTGCTTATATCTGGTGAAAAGTCTTCATAAAAGGTTAGTTTGTGATATGACCGTGGAGATTTGTACATTATGGGCGAGACAAGAGACATAATGACGTACCCTGATCCCGGAAGGACATGGCAGGGTTTTTTTTGCCATTTAATTCTGACAGGTTAGGTTCGTGGTATTCAAAACAGTTTCTTTAAAATGACCTGCGTCTTGTTTCGACAAACACTATGTCAATATCGCTTTCGGTTAGCATCCAGCTGTGGAATATACAGAAAGCACTATTCTGTGAAAGTAAGCGGTGCTATATCTCGTCAGGGAACAACCTCACTAGCCATCTTAGCTAGCTCAAGATGACTTGTGAAGAAGCCTGAGCatgaaaacattaaaataaacgTACGAATATAATGTATAAAAGCACTCAGCCGGCTCAAGTAATTATAGTTAATGAAAAAAATATCACAAAATAACGTAACATTTCTATGACCAGCTAGGTTAGGTGTTTCAATGTTTTTTGGTAATAGTACACTACCCAACGTACTATTCGTGGTGTAATGACTAATGCGCCAAAACACTTTTCCCCCCTCGCGCAGAACGGAGACCTCGAGCACGCGCTCTCTGCTCTCCGCTCGGTCAGCGGCGACGAAGGCGTGTGTTTGGGTTCGGCTGTGAGGGACCAGCACGGGAGAGACGAATCGGTCCACAGGTGAGACAGTGCGGTCCCCCCCGCGAGCACGCCAGCGTCTCCTGTCTCTCTTTGGCGCCAGGACACCAGATGGTGGCGGAGAGTGGCCGTATTAACCGATAACGCGTCCCGTGGTTGGCGCCGCTCCTTGTCGTTAATTATTCCGGTCCGTTGCGCGCGCCCGCCTGCGGCCAGGTAATTGAGAAGCGAGGAGCTTTTATTATAGCTGGcgcaggtgtgctggggagccGTAACAGGTGTGTGGGCTGGCTACTGCATTTTGGTCTCTTCTATATAGTCTACATAGTCTTGCTGCCTAGGATGGCTTAAGATAGTCTGAATCAGCTTTTTGGCATTTACTTCATTCATTACTTCACCATTTGTACTTCACTACAACTTTAAAATCTCTGCCTGCAGTTACCTGGTGTCTTCTTCTTTATGGTGGCATTGGGGTTATGTTGGTTGTATAAAATCTTCACTTTAACCGGGCTGCAGTTTTTTTTCATAAACTACAGTAACAATTCCACCCTGCTTGCACAGCATATGTTTTGTAAAGCATTTCATTGTGTGGTGTCAGATGTCGCCCCCCAGATGTTGTGGTGTTTCCCCGCTGCGTGGAAGAAGTCAGTGCTCTGGCCAAAATCTGTCATCACCACCGACTACCCATCATCCCCTTTGGCACGGGAACAGGTCTCGAGGGAGGTGTGGGCGCGCTCAAGGTTTGGGCCTGTTTTATGTACAGCTGGTGTTGCTTGAGTCGTGGAGGACATTGTACCCTCCAGTGGGTGTATTGTTAAGTGTTTCGCTTGCATTGTTCAACCTGAAACACAGCATCAGCTAATTATCAGGACAAAATGATGCGTTTGGTAGAACAGGTTCTTCATGGTGAAAGGGAAAATCAAAGATTTTTAGACTCAAAGACGATGTGGTTTTGGAACCCCTACATCCACACCTGTCGTGAAGAGTTGGTCTCTCAGACACAGATCAATCTCAATCCCAGTTTCACTGCCAGTGGCGACCATCTGTCAAAATTAGTTTTTAAACTCTAAGGATTAAACTTAAACTCTTATTGATATTGAGATAAAGTGCTGTAATGTTCATTCTGTTACCATGACTCAGCAGATTTACTACTAAATATTCAGCCTGTGATCTTACAAGTGCACAATCTGTCCGATTTGGTAGAAACTCTGATAGCTCGGCAGAAGCTGTCAGGTCAGGTGAAGCTGTTGTATTTCTGGCCTTCAAGGGTGGAGTCTGCTTCAGTCTGAGGAAGATGGACCAGGTGTTGGACCTCCACCAGGAGGACTTTGATGTGACTGTGGAGCCAGGTGTGACTCGCAAAGCGCTGAACTCCTACCTGCGTGATACAGGGCTCTGGTTCCCTGTGGGTGAGTAACACCACAGTCCCTTAACTCTTAATGTTAGTGCTGGCAGAGAGGATGGATCAGAGAGGGGTTGGATGATACTGAGTgaattgtctgtgtgtgtgtgtgtgtgtgtgtgtgtgtgtgtgtgtgtgtttgcagaccCCGGCGCTGATGCGTCTCTCTGTGGCATGGCTGCCACTAGTGCATCAGGCACCAACGCAGTTCGTTATGGTACCATGCGTGAGAACGTCCTCAACCTGGAGGTGGTTCTGGCGGATGGCACAGTCTTCTACACCGCCGGCAGGGGGCGCCGTCCAAGGTATAGCACCACAGGCAACATTAACCCCACTGGTTTAGTTCTTTTATTGTGCTATTACAACATTATTATTATCGTGTATATTTTGTAATAAAAGTCTTGCCCCTGTACTTACTCTATGATCCTTTTAGCTTGTTATTTATAGATTTAGCTTGTAGATTTAAAAATACACTTAAAATAGTTTTTTTCATTCCTATGAGAAATGTTGTTCCTCAGCTGTTAGTAATCTAAAAAGCTGCTTGTTTGAAAATGACTCCTTTAAGTTAAAAGTCTTTCCCCCAGCATCCTATTAGTCGTTTTTGTGTGTCTCCAGAAAGACCTCAGCAGGTTACAACCTAACCAACCTGTTTGTGGGATCAGAGGGCACCCTGGGGCTCCTGACCAAGGCCACGCTGCGCTTGTACGGCCTGCCGGAGAGCATGGTGTCTGCCGTTTGTTCCTTCCCCTCCGTCCAGGCCGCTGTGGACAGCACGGTGCAGGTGTTGCAGGCCGGGGTCCCCATTGCCCGCATTGGTGAGCAGCAGAGGGCGCCAGAGCTCCAGAGAGGCTCACTGAGCAACTCCCTCCTCATGCAGAATGACTGTGTTCACATTTTGTCACCAGTAAAATAATAACTACAGTACAgacttacagtctgcactgaaaTGAAATGTTGTAATGTAAATGGTGTGGACTATGCCTGGGGAGAGAAAGTCTACACCCACTTTTTCCGGTGCACTGTGTTCAACCATTATGGACTTACACGCAGGTTCTCCTGAACACCAGCCAAGTTCAGGCACTACCCTGCTGTCACCAGCTTAATGACTGCAGGGTGGCATAAATGTCACTAAACAGCTTAAAGTGTTTGTGCTGTCGTGGTGAAGTGAGCTGGTCAGCAAGATCTGGGGTGATTCAGCAGAACAGTACTGGCCCATAATGATCTGATTTAAACAGGAGTTTGAAATATTTTACAGATGCAGATGTTGTCTACAGTTCAGTACTGATCACGCACACTTCAAAAAACACTTCTCAGACGGTGTTGAAGGGTGTTGCTATGTTACGAGTGTGTAAAAGAATCTGGCCAGTTCAGTCACTGCTGCCGTCTGTTCCAGAGTTCCTGGACGATGTGATGATTGAAGCGTGCAACCGCTTTAATGCCCTGTCATACCCGGTGTTGCCCACCCTCTTCCTGGAGTTCCACGGCAGCTCGGGGAGCCTGGAGGAACAGGTGACcatcacaggtgtgtgtatatgtctgtgtctctgtgtctgtatatacggtatatatttgtgtgtctgtatatattAACAGGTATGTAAGTGTGAAATTTATGTTTCAAGATGTAACAAGATGTATATATGTACATGAACATTTAGGcccataaaataaaaaattggaCAGTGACACAGTCTTCATGATTTGGCTCTGCATGCCACCACATTGGATTTGAAATTAAACATCTGAGATaaaattaataaattgcaaCCATATTTCTACAAAACCTCCTCATTTCATTTCCACTGAGATGAAGCTTTGTATAAAAATGGGTGCAAACATTTCCTGCGATATTTTTCTTCAACCCCTTGAATTGAACCTGAAAGTCAATTCAATTGAATTTCAGTtgtttcatttcaaatccaGCGTGGAGACATGCAGAGCCCGAATCATGAAGATTGTGTTACTGTGCAAATATTTAGTGgcctaactgtgtgtgtgtgtgtgtgtgtgtgtgtgtgtgtgtgtgtgtgtgtgtgtccctgtttaGAGGAGATAACACGGGAGAATGGCGGTTCAGATTTTGCCTGGGCGGAGGATGAGGAGACACGTTCTCGGCTGTGGAAGGCTCGGCATGACGCGTGGTACTCAGCTCTGGCCCTGCGACCGGGCTGCAAGGTCAGGACCTCCCGCACAGGTCAGGGGTCACCGCAACATTACCACATGAATTGGTCAGAGGGCACACAGCCGGTACCCCACAAACAGGTCTGAGGGGTAACCCTAACTGAGTTACTGTGTGAACAGGTCAGAAAATATAATGGATCATTACCACATGAACATGTTAGAGCAGTAACCTTAAAGCAGTCTTACTGCATCGGAAGTTCGGGGGAAAAACTGTAGCATGTTACCACATGAACGGGTCAGAGGCATTGTAattactacattacacacactcagattcACTCACTGAAAGCACATGACGTTAGAGGAGGAACTGTAACACAGTActgatacacaaacacatgaccAGGGCAGAGTCATCATCATAACATTACCACATCAATAAACACAccagaataaataaatcagagTGCTCACTGCAAAATATTATTACTGAATGCAGAGGTCAGAGAGAGAACCGAAACATAGgaacaggtcagaggtcagggggTCATAACATCCACAGGCATAGTTTTAGGGTGGGTATGGGgagacatgccccccccccccataattTTGGCTTACACTACTTAGTATAATGTGTTAAGATGGGGGGTGTGAGCGGTGCggtgaacaccccccccccccccccccccccaaaaaaaaaagttgaaaCCTATGCCACTGGTTCGAACAGTACAGCATGAACAGTATTGGTACATGTAAACAGAAAGAGGGGAACACCCTAACTGAACATTACAAGATGAACAGGtcaggttggggggggggggggggggggggtacctgTAACAGAGTTGCTGCTGAAACATTTGGTGACTATGGTGTCTTGAACAGTGTGAGACATGGTCTGGTGTGTCTCAGAGCTGCCCAGGTTCTGACTGTGCCTCGATCTTCTGCAGGCGTACTCCACCGACGTGTGTGTGCCGCTGTCTCGACTGCCTCAGATCATCGTGGAGACCAAACACGACCTTATCAGAAACAACCTCACAGGTAATCTCCCATTGTTTTACAGGAGCAGACGTACGTAACTGGGTTAGGGGTGTAAAGACGTGCCCGGACGCATCGATCTGAATGAAGTGATTCGGCGACATTGCTTTAGGAATGTTAGAATTGATTACAGTCGACTGGAATTATATTTTTTTGATTGATTGTTTGATGTAGTTGTGTGTGCTCGCTGGAAGGGCAGCATGTGACCGGGGTGAGCAGGGCTGTGTCAGCACATGAAGCACAGTGCTGCAGGCTAAGGTTAACCCTTCACCGTCCAGCACTCTCAAAACTTCCTTATGGAATTGTTCCAAGATAAGCAAATCGAAGAGAATCGTGTTCAAATCTGAGGGTTCACTGTAAGTCAGAGGTGAACACTCCAGACATGAATAGGCGCATTTAATTAAGGATCAAATTCACTACGTTGGTTCTCTGCTGGTTTTGGATTAGGATTAGTGTGCTGGGGTTTCAGTGAAGTAGGGGGGTAGgggctgatggaggtgtgttttgggtctgaagggggtgtgtgttgggactgatggtgttgtgttgtggggctgatggaggtgtgttttgggtctgaagggggtgtgtgttgggactgatggtgttgtgttgtggGGCTGATGGTGTGTTCATTGGGTTCAGGTCCCATCGCGGGTCATGTGGGTGACGGGAACTTCCACTGTATCATGGTGCTCGATCCTGAAGACCCAGATGAAGTTCAGAGAGTTCAAGAGTTCACAGAGAGGCTGGCCAggtctgacccccccccccccccgttaccTTCAGTGAATTTGAGAAGTGTGCATCTCTTTAAATTCAACTTTCCTCACATTTTGTTGACTATAATTTGCACTcactctttcttttctctctctgtgcacacacacacacacacacacacacacacaggagggctCTGGCTATGGATGGTACCTGCACAGGTGAGCATGGAGTGGGTCTGGGGAAAAGGGCCCTGCTGAGGGAGGAGCTGGGGCCCCAAGCCATGGAGATCATGCAGGGCCTGAAAGCCACTCTGGACCCCAAGAACCTCATGAATCCTGGGAAAGTTCTGTAAGCCAGGGTAGAATTAGAGGGAGGGTTTAAAAACCACTGTTGTAGCTGCCCTGGGGCTGTGCTGGACCTCCTACCATTACACACTCCATCAGTGTTTCCTCTGGTCCAGTCTGGGTAATGGGGGTTCCTCTGAGCTCCAGCAGAAAACTGCTATCATGTACGTTTGGAAGCTTTTGAGAAACACCTGTATTCACTCTGTGGTCCACTGTTTACCACTGTGGTCCTGTCACACGGTGGATGCTGATATTTTATTTTAGACCTTAGATGAGATGAGCCAGAAATTGGTGCATATTTCACATGAATATGATTTAAGTTGAGCCGTAATTCTTGCCGTTTGTCCTGGCTGATCCGGCCCGGGTGACCTCAGCCTGACCCAAACACGCGGTGACACGCGGTGCTCATGAACCTTCCTGACCTGGGGGTGATGGACTGTTTAACAAACATCCGAATTCATTTTCTGACCTGCAATGTGCTGTAGATATAAGGAAAATTAATTCCATAGTGACTCTCTCTCTGGAACATTTCTAAAGCATGAATACTCTATTGATCTTATGGCCTTCCAGAAAACGGTGAACCCACATAAACAAAAGGAACCTCAGACCTCAGATGTGAATTTCCTGAGAACGCAGGACTGCAAGCCAGCAAACCTGCGTACATGCGAGTCAGTTAGATAAAGCACTGGGTTATTTCCGGATCACAGTGGCCTCGTAGTGCCAGATGAGCTATGGGTCACCACGGGTGCATCATTTGGCAAAATTCACCCGTGCTGCTCCACTTTATTCTGTACACGATGTTATATTTTATGGTCTCATAATTACAGTCATTTTCGGTCTTGGTATTACAATCATATAAAGTGACTTTGCattaaacttaaaataaatacactctaaaacaaaaaacaatacaATATCTAAATTATATTT
Encoded here:
- the ldhd gene encoding putative D-lactate dehydrogenase, mitochondrial, which gives rise to MTCVLFRQTLCQYRFRLASSCGIYRKHYSVKNGDLEHALSALRSVSGDEGVCLGSAVRDQHGRDESVHRCRPPDVVVFPRCVEEVSALAKICHHHRLPIIPFGTGTGLEGGVGALKGGVCFSLRKMDQVLDLHQEDFDVTVEPGVTRKALNSYLRDTGLWFPVDPGADASLCGMAATSASGTNAVRYGTMRENVLNLEVVLADGTVFYTAGRGRRPRKTSAGYNLTNLFVGSEGTLGLLTKATLRLYGLPESMVSAVCSFPSVQAAVDSTVQVLQAGVPIARIEFLDDVMIEACNRFNALSYPVLPTLFLEFHGSSGSLEEQVTITEEITRENGGSDFAWAEDEETRSRLWKARHDAWYSALALRPGCKAYSTDVCVPLSRLPQIIVETKHDLIRNNLTGPIAGHVGDGNFHCIMVLDPEDPDEVQRVQEFTERLARRALAMDGTCTGEHGVGLGKRALLREELGPQAMEIMQGLKATLDPKNLMNPGKVL